Part of the Ammospiza nelsoni isolate bAmmNel1 chromosome 6, bAmmNel1.pri, whole genome shotgun sequence genome is shown below.
TCTTTGAACCAATACTTTTTTACACTTCATTTTTCCCATTTAGGATCAGTCAGAACAGAACTAATTTCATTTCCTTGTAACTCTCTGATGTATAAATGACAATTTGACATAATTGCAGAAGTAATTCAACAGCTGAGTCTCTAATTCAATACGGAGTCTTGCATGAAGCTCCTCTTCAGGACCCTGAAGAGAAGCTTAGTAGTTCTCTTGAGGCTTCTGAAGtattaatgaaaacatttctgaattCTTTTAGTTTTCCATTCTTCATTTATATTAATTCTAATGAAGGTGAAACTTGCTTGGGAATTTATGTTATACAATCAAAGCAATTGAAACTAGATGAAAGATCTAAAttcattttaaacaaacaaaaatacacaaaaaagcctgttttctcccctctccagggcattgtaaaaatatattattactGTTAGAAGTACTTTCTAATAGCTGGAGAGTTGGAGATATTTTTGAAAGCAAGTGGTTTGATTGACTATCTCCTAGCAACTTAGAAAGCTTTAAATACAAATGATTGAATACTGCCTGAGGAATACATTGTCAAGCCCAAAGCACCTGCCAAAACCAGGTGATGattgctttctttaaaatacatcaGGTATTTTGTCAATATTTTGTCAGCATCAAAAGGAATTTGCATAAGACACATGACACAACATATAGAAAATTGAATCCCAAATGACATTCAGGTACTGCAGACTGAAATAGGAGGTGTGTGAGGTAGATTTTAAAGTTCATATCGCATGCTTCAGTTGAAACAGTGCTATTTTATCAAGAAGCAGAAGTAGACTCTTTGCTAGTTCTTGCAACTTGCCACTTGGTGTACACATTGGCCATGTGAACAGGAATATGGTCTTGCTGGTATTTTACATGGACAGCCATTGGAATACTCTACTTGGCACATAAAAGCTTGGGAGTTTTTGTTGATTGGAGGAGAAATCAAGACAAAGAATGGTAAAGTCAACAGAGAGAAGTTTTGGTgaactgcagctgctttttcatATCTCAATCAGCAGCTTAAGATGCTGTTTTCTCTCATTATGTCTATTTGTAGGTAACCTACAAAAACGCTAACAAATCTGCCACATAAATCAATTACACTTCAACTCAAAAGAACTGGTAAGTGTCAACAATACAGAGTATCCACAATGTGGCTGTTGATATGGTCTGCAGTAAGAGCAGTTTAACTTTGCTTGGAGGTGGGAAGCTAAACTCTGCACGCTGTCCGGCTGCAGAGAATAAATGGAGTTGTCTTGTCAAGCAGTGTTTGTATGCTGGTAGCTATGCTTTGATCTAGTGGTACTGCACAGTAGAACTTTGggagaaacaaaataaaggagaaaaagaatgtCTGTGAAGTCAGGGTTGGAAAGCTGGGACCAGGTTACATGATGATGTTTCATGAGTGTGCCCCACTCACTCAGCTGTGCTAGCAGAGATCCTTGCCTCCATAGAGCAGAGGGCTGAAGCACTTGATCTAGACAGGCTAAAGTAGTTGGGTTGTtaagcctggagaagaaaaggctccagggagacctcactgcagccttccagtacttCAAGGGGCCTACAAGAGAGctggctggaaaaggattttttacaagggcatgtagtgataggacatggggaaatggctttaagctgaaagagggcaggtttagattagatattagcaagaaattctttactgtgagggtagtGAGGTACTGGCACAGGTTCCCCACAGAcgttgtggatgtcccatccctggatatgttcaaggccaggttaaACAGGACTTTGAGCAACCCGGTCTaatggaagttgtccctgcccatggcaggaggattggaacaagatgaactttcaggtcccttccaacccaaactattctatgattctgtgatctttctaaagacagatttttaaaagagagagaaaatcctTTGAGTTTTATGGTATCTTGACATACATTAGAAAGGGCCCATGCTGTAAGAACAGATCAGTTAATTTACTCTTGTGCTGTTGCTATGTGAGATAGAATCATAGGGAAATTTGTGGAGAACTTATGTATATCCTCTGATATTTCTTTCTGAGATTTGGATGGAATGCATTAATAAGGGAAAAATACTGTCATGGCtaatcctgtttttttttttccctgaacttCTGCTTCACTGCTATCCACCCACCctatttgaaataaatgtgtAGAGCTTGAATATCTGAATCAGCAGGTTGCATTCTGTCTGTACTTCTGTGAAGTTATGTGCAgcaagtctttttttttctgttctgcttgtcctatttgttttgttgttatGTACATAGAGAATGTCTTGGGGGAGTGGGGGGAAGGTAGATTTCTTCTGGATGTGGCTTTACACAGGCCTGTCTTGCCATTGAAGTGgtcaatgaaaagaaaagcaagctgcTGTAATCCACTTacaaacagattaaaaatatatacttatAGTTATATTTTAATTGTATCTGTATTTACTTAGTGTAAATTTGTAATATGTAAATTTTAATAGTGtaaaattttatctttaaaaaagaattctttactatttattaaaatatgaaCACTTTAGCCAGTTTCTGTATTTGAATACTCAGGAATATAGGAATCAACATAAGTATCTAAAAATACGGTTTAGATAGTTTTCTTAGGCATTTGCCTCTGAAATCCCCTAATCCATTCATTACCAGAAGCTGGGAGGGGATAGCTGGGGTGTAATATgttttcagccttctgattcatGAAGCCACTAGCCCTTACAGACTTCCTAATTTGAGCAGCATCATGATCCAAATCAGTGATACCTGCAAACTCCAAACAATGATTTCCATTTGTAGTACTAGGTAAAATTCAAATCTGTTAAGATTATTATTACTGGGGCCTGGGGttggttgtttgtttgcctgttttcctttttttatgcCTCCTGTCTCTACTCACAGGTAACATCATGGTGCTGTGGTCCACGTGCAGAACATCGCTGCTGAAATCGGTAACAAACCGCTTCATTAAGAATTTGGCCTGCTCGGGGATCTGTGCCAGCCTAGTCTGTGTGCCTTTTGACATTGCCCTTAGTGCCAGTCCACACTGCTGCTGGTGGATCTATACGATGCTCTTCTGCAGAATTGCCAAGTTTCTGCACAAAGTCTTCTGCTCGGTGACCATCCTTAGTTTTCCAGCCATCGCTCTTGACAGGTAATGGGGAAAATTTGCCATGAtcctggatttttctttcttctttctccctttGTCTTGGTAAATGCAATTAACTATATGCAATGCACACCAATGTTGCAACTGCAACAGCATAACAGTTGAAAACTTGTGATCTGCCTCACAAAAAGCACAAACTCCTACTGCTTATATTGATAAGTGTGAAAAGTTAGGTCTGTCATGAAAACTCTGTGAGCTTAAAAGTCCACAGCAGTACTCCAGTCGTAAGCAAACAATCAATGTCTGAAATTTGAAGTGCATGTCAGAGATGCactttatgtttttaaatgcaCACAGAATGTTCAGTGTTCAGCAATGCTTTTGCTCAGGGCTTGCCAACCACAGCTTGTGCAAAGCAAAACATCATTGTACTTCCAACAGATGTAATGTAATTGCATGTAATTTATTAACATGTAcacaaattacattttaatacaTGTAATGTAATAACATGTAATTTGTGTGAACAGCTTTTTCCAAATATCCAGAAAAAATCTGTTATAATGCAACTTCTAAAACTATGAGTCTGGCCTTTGAATGTGATACATGCCTCCATAATGTCTTTTGAAATTTTGAGTGTGTGCAACATACACTCTAGTTTACAAGTGAGTTAATTctgaaattttcaaaataatattcaTATGCATCAGCCAAAGTGATGTATTGAAAGAAATTTTCACCACCAAAAATGTGATCTTGACATTTAAAtagtctgttttttttttctacagacaGACCTGTAAAGGCAgacctttgggatttttttttttttggtgggtggttttgttgtttttttttttttttgccttttccctttcATAAACAGGTAGTCAGTTGGCAACCCAGTTAGGAATGTGGACCACCGTTATGCTCAGGTGATGGAGAGGTTTCTCATAAGCAGTATGgccataaaaataattataattttttttttgtttgacaGATACTACTCTGTTTTATAtcctctggaaagaaaaatatctgatgCAAAATCCCGAGACCTGGTTATCTATATCTGGGCCCATGCAATAGTAGCCAGCATTCCAGTATTTGCTGTGACCAATGTGTCTGATATTTATGCCATGTCCACTTGCTCTGAATCTTGGAGCTACTCCCTTGGCCACCTGATATATGTCATCATCTATAATATCACCACTGTGATTGTGCCAGTGGCTGTGGTATTTCTCTTTATGATTCTCATTCGCAGAGCGCTGAGTGCCAGCCAGAAGAAAAAAGTCATCATAGCTGCATTAAGGACCCCTCAGAATACAGTTTCTATCCCATATGCCTCCCAGCGAGAAGCTGAGCTCCACCTCATGCTGCTTTCCATGGTTATGATATTTATCCTCTGCAGTGTCCCCTATGTGACTCTGGTGATTTACCGCACCATACTCaatatttcagatatttcagtCTTCTTGCTCCTCACTGCTATTTGGCTGCCCAAGGTCTCTTTGCTGGCCAACCCTTTGTTATTTTTAACTGTTAACAGATCGGTGCGGAAGTGCTTAGTGGGGACAATAGTGCAGCTGCACCGGAGGTTCAGCAGGAGAAACACTGTCAGCTCGGGTGGTATTGCAGATGATAATCTGGAGCCCAGTGTCCATTCAGGAAGCCAGCTTCTGGAGATGTTTCATATTGGGCAACAACAAATCTTCAAGCCGATGGAAGACGAGGAGAATGAGACCAAATCCATTGGCTCTGGTGACTTTCAAATGAAAGAAATTCCTAGCACCAGTTTGGAGCTTGGACAGACTTTGGTTCACAGGTTTGTACCACAGATGATTGCAGactctgcagcacaggtggccccagctgtgcccacagaaGCTGATGCAGTAAATGACAAATATTCCATGCAGTTTGGTTTTGGACCCTTTGAGCTGCCTCCACAGTGGCTCTCAGAAAACCGGAACAATAAGAAGCGACTCCTGCCTCCTTTGGGGAATACCCCTGAAGAGCTAATCCAGACAAAACAGCCCAAGTgtaaagcagaaagaaaagtcaGCAGAAACAATAAAGTCAGTATTTTTCCCAAAGTGGATTCTTAGTAAGAGCAGGAGCTTTAAGTGACAGAGGAATGTCACTTTCTATTACATTTTTGATCCCATGGATCTTTATTATGTTGAAATTTGTTACAGCCtgattttttttgccaaatataagttaaaacaaacaaacaaaagaaaaacatatatatacatgttCCTTATTAATATGAAATACTTAATCAAAATaatatatcaaata
Proteins encoded:
- the GPR176 gene encoding G-protein coupled receptor 176 yields the protein MGYDRSWVLVNESDHAPSQAVTGALETGSASAGQMVWQGGNVSEAGAVKSEEHGEEQSYRHFTTTVQVIIFVGSLLGNIMVLWSTCRTSLLKSVTNRFIKNLACSGICASLVCVPFDIALSASPHCCWWIYTMLFCRIAKFLHKVFCSVTILSFPAIALDRYYSVLYPLERKISDAKSRDLVIYIWAHAIVASIPVFAVTNVSDIYAMSTCSESWSYSLGHLIYVIIYNITTVIVPVAVVFLFMILIRRALSASQKKKVIIAALRTPQNTVSIPYASQREAELHLMLLSMVMIFILCSVPYVTLVIYRTILNISDISVFLLLTAIWLPKVSLLANPLLFLTVNRSVRKCLVGTIVQLHRRFSRRNTVSSGGIADDNLEPSVHSGSQLLEMFHIGQQQIFKPMEDEENETKSIGSGDFQMKEIPSTSLELGQTLVHRFVPQMIADSAAQVAPAVPTEADAVNDKYSMQFGFGPFELPPQWLSENRNNKKRLLPPLGNTPEELIQTKQPKCKAERKVSRNNKVSIFPKVDS